A window of Callospermophilus lateralis isolate mCalLat2 chromosome 13, mCalLat2.hap1, whole genome shotgun sequence contains these coding sequences:
- the LOC143379691 gene encoding short transmembrane mitochondrial protein 1-like, with protein sequence MFQFLLGFTFGNVLGMYLAQNYQMPDVAKKLEDIKKGWEIKK encoded by the coding sequence ATGTTCCAGTTCCTGCTTGGATTTACTTTTGGCAACGTCCTTGGGATGTATCTGGCTCAGAATTATCAGATGCCAGATGTGGCTAAAAAACTTGAAGAcattaaaaaaggctgggaaatCAAGAAGTAA